DNA from Polaribacter sp. NJDZ03:
GCAGATTCTAAGAAAATATAAATACTCGTTTATATAAATTAATGTACTAACATTTTTTATTGTTGATAAAACTCTCTGAAATGAATTATGAATATAATAACAAAATATTGATAAATTTATAACTCATTTTGTACTTTCGATACATGGAATTGCAACCACCTTTTAGAAAAATAATTCATGTAGATATGGATGCCTTTTACGCATCTGTAGCAGAATTAGACAACCCAGAATTAAGGGGAAAAGCGATTGCTGTTGGTGGCGAAGGTAGAAGAGGCGTTATTTCTGCAGCCAGTTACGAAGCTCGTAAATTTGGTGTAAAATCTGCCATGAGTGGCGCTTTAGCCAGACAAAAATGTCCGCATTTAATCTTTGTAAATAGTAATTTTGCTCGCTATAAAGAAATATCAGCTCAAGTTAGAGAAGTATTTTATGAGTATACAGACTTGGTAGAGCCACTTTCTTTAGATGAAGCGTATTTAGATGTTACAGAAAATAAGAAAGGAAATCCGTCTGCAAACACCATTGCAAGAGAAATTAGAGAGCGTATTTTTGAAGTAACTGGTTTACGGGCTTCCGCCGGAATTTCTATAAATAAGTTTATAGCAAAAGTAGCATCTGATATTAATAAACCTAACGGACAAAAAACAGTGCATCCAGATGAGGTTATTCAGTTTTTAGAAGAATTACCTGTCAATAAATTCTACGGAGTCGGTAAGGTTACCGCTGCAAAAATGTATAATTTAGGTATTTTTGTTGGGAACGATTTAAAGAAAAAATCGTTAGAAGAGCTGGTTAAATCTTTCGGGAAATCTGGTGCTCATTATTATAATATTGTTCGCGGAATTCATAATAGCGCCGTAAAACCCAATAGAATTAGAAAGTCTGTTGCAGCAGAAAGAACTTTTAGTGAAAATATTTCTTCGGAAATTTTTATGATAGAAAAGTTAGAGAAAATTGCCGATGAGTTAGAAAGACGCATGACTAAAACCGATACAAAGGGAAAAACGATTACCTTAAAAATTAAGTATTCAGATTTTACACAACATACTAGGAGTAAAACCAAAGAATATTTTATGCAGACCAAAAACGAATTTTTTCCTGTTGTAAAAGAGTTGTTATTTCAAGATGAAATTACAAATTCCGTACGTTTGTTAGGTTTGTCTTTTGGTAATTTAAATACCGAAAACAAAGAACCTGTTTGGGTACAGTTAAAGTTTGAGTTCTGACACTAAGCGTCTTTTTGTATTTTACAAAATTATGGTAAGCATTGTGCGGCAGCATTACTGAGTAATCTGTTAACTTAAATTATGAAGAGTTTAATGTCTGTAGGCTTGCCTAAAAATGAAAAGAATTAATAATACTTCCAATTGTTATTTCGACGGTAGGAGAAATTTCATAACCAGAAAAATACAAAACAGCGTGACTTTATGTGATTTCTCTCAAAAGGTCGAAATGACAAACTGAAAGAAAAACCAAAAATCTTATCAGAGAAAGGATTAAATTGTACGTTATTATTTCTGAGTCATTATTTTTTTATAGGGTCTTAGAATGACATAAATAACATTAAAAATGAGAATAGAAACTATTAGAACAAATTCTGAAAATCCAGATTTTATCAGTTTGGTAAAACAGTTAGATGCTTATTTAAAAATCATGGATGGAGCAGAACACGATTTTTACAATCAGTTTAATAATATTGATGTTTTAAAGAATGTGGTGGTGGTTTCTGTTGATAAAAAAGCAGTTGGCTGCGGAGCAATAAAAAAGTTTGACGCTACTTCTGTAGAGGTAAAAAGAATGTTTGTTTCTCTGGATGATAGAGGAAAAGGAGTTGCTAAAAAAGTATTACAAGAATTAGAAACTTGGGCTAAAGAATTAGGTTATAAAAAATGTATTTTAGAAACCAGAAAAAGACAAGTGGAAGCAGCAAAATTTTATACCAAATGCAACTATAAAAAGATTCCAAATTACGGACAATACAAAGGAGTAGAAAATAGTATTTGTTTTGAAAAAGCATTGTAAAAGTCAATAGATTAAAATGAAAAAACCTATAAACACAGATAATTATAATAATAGCAATTTAGTTGCAGATGTAATTATTATTGGTGGAGGTTTAGCAGGTTTATGCAATGCAATTCATTTATCAAAATTTAATAAAAAGGTTTTATTAATTGAGAAAAATGAATACCCTAAACACAAAGTTTGTGGTGAATATATATCGAATGAAGTATTGCCTTATTTAGACTTTTTAGAGATTAATCCGTTTGATTTTGGCGCTGTTAAAATTAAAAACTTTCAATTATCAACTACTAAGAACAACCTTATTTCGGTAAAATTACCTTTGGGAGGATTCGGAATTTCACGGTATCAATTAGATCTTATTTTATCAGAAAAAGCGATAAAAAACGGAGTTACAATTTTAAAAGATTCCGTAATAAATGTTGCTTTTAAAAATGATGTGTTTTTGGTTGAAACCAAAGAGAATAACACGTTCACTTCAAAAATTACGATTGGAGCTTTTGGAAAACGTTCTTTGTTAGATGTAAAAATGGAACGTGAGTTTATCCAAAAAAAATCGCCTTATTTAGGCGTTAAAATTCATGTAAAAGGAAACTTTAGAGAAGATTTAGTAGCGCTTCATAACTTTAAAGGTGGTTATTGTGGTGTTTCTAAAGTAGAGAATAATGCAATTAATTTGTGTTATATCACCAATTATACATCCTTTAAAAAGTATAAAAATATTGATGATTTTCAGGAACAAGTCGTTTTTAAAAATCAATTTTTAAAAGAAATTTTTAATAATTCTCAAGCTATTTTTGAGAAGCCATTAACCATTAGTCAGATTTCTTTTGAAACCAAAAAACCAGTAGAAAAGCATATTTTAATGTGCGGAGATTCTGCAGGAATGATTCATCCGCTTTGCGGAAATGGAATGAGTATGGCAATTCAGTCTGCACAAATTGCCTCTAAATTGATTCTAAATTACTTGAATAGTGAAAAAGTGTCTAGAAACGAGCTCGAAAAGCAATATATTAGACAGTGGAATAAAAAATTTAGTTTGCGTTTAAAAGCAGGTCATTTTATAGCAATGTTGTTTCGAAAAGATAAAATTGCAGCTGTTTTGCTTCAAATTTTAAAAAAACTACCTTTTTTATTACCAATTATAATTAAGCAAACACATGGTAAACCAATGAAAATTTAATGGATTTTTTTATCAGCACAAATAATAGAACAGACAAAGAAGAATTAATGGACGATTTTTCTATTGGCGGAGATTTATTGCGAGATACTTTAGATAAGTTAGAAAATATAAATCGGTATTTAGGCGGAAATTTAGTAACTTTAAATTCACTGAAAAAAGTATTAAAAAATCACCCAAAAGAACAAGAGCTAACTATTGTAGATATTGGTTGTGGTCATGGAGATATTTTACGAGATGTGGCAAAATTTGGAAGAAACAAAGGCTATAAAATGACGTTGTTAGGTATTGATGCAAACCCCACAGCAATAGAATACGCCAATGAATTGTCAACAGCGTTTCCAGAACTGAGTTTTAAAACGGAAGATATTTTTTCTGATACATTTAAAAACAGACAATTCGATGTGGTATTGGCCACCTTATTTTTACATCATTTTAAAGAAGAACAATTGGTTTCTTTTCTGGGAAACACTTTAAAACAAACAAAAATAGCAATTGTAGTAAACGATTTACATCGACATAAATTGGCGTATTATTTATTTATGCTGTTGTCACTTTTTATCAAAAATAAAATGATTATTGAAGACGGATTAACATCTGTTTTAAGAGGATTCAAAAGAAAAGATTTAGAAAGAATCTCTCAAAAATTAAATGTAAAAGCACAAATTTCTTGGAAATGGGCATTTCGTTTTCAATGGATATTGAAACGTTAAAAAGTTTTAGGTTTTACTTTAAACCATAAAAATCCAGTGAAATTCAAGTCGAAATAAATTAGTGAGAATTCGTGAAATCAGTGTCTAAAAATATGAAAGTTAAAATAACATCGGTTGCAAAACAACTACCAAAATATCACAGAGAAACAAAAGATATTATTCCGTTTGTAAAATTATGGATGCAAGATCAAGATACCCGTTTTCAAAGAAAAGTAATTAAACTTTTTGAAGGAGCAGGCGTAGACAAACGCTATTCTATTATGGATCCAGAAGAAGTTTTTATAGCAACTTCTTTTGAGGAAAAAAATGATATTTACGCACGTGAAGTTGTGAAATTAGCAGAACAATCTTTAAAAAAATCATTAGAAAAAGCGAGTTTAAAACCTACAGATATCGATTATATAATTACGGTAAGTTGCACCGGAATTATGATTCCGTCTATGGATGCTTATTTGATTAATTCCTTGCAAATGAAACAAGACATTGTGCGTTTGCCTGTTACAGAAATGGGTTGTGCAGCAGGAGTTTCTGGTATTATTTATGCAAAGAATTTTTTAAAGGCGAATCCGAATAAAAGAGCTGCCGTAATTGCTGTGGAAGCACCAACAGCAACATTTCAGTTAGAAGATTATTCGATGACAAATATTGTAAGTGCTGCTATTTTTGGTGATGGAGCTTCTGCTGTTATTTTGTCTTCTTATGAAGATGATAAAGG
Protein-coding regions in this window:
- a CDS encoding methyltransferase domain-containing protein, translated to MDFFISTNNRTDKEELMDDFSIGGDLLRDTLDKLENINRYLGGNLVTLNSLKKVLKNHPKEQELTIVDIGCGHGDILRDVAKFGRNKGYKMTLLGIDANPTAIEYANELSTAFPELSFKTEDIFSDTFKNRQFDVVLATLFLHHFKEEQLVSFLGNTLKQTKIAIVVNDLHRHKLAYYLFMLLSLFIKNKMIIEDGLTSVLRGFKRKDLERISQKLNVKAQISWKWAFRFQWILKR
- a CDS encoding type III polyketide synthase, with the protein product MKVKITSVAKQLPKYHRETKDIIPFVKLWMQDQDTRFQRKVIKLFEGAGVDKRYSIMDPEEVFIATSFEEKNDIYAREVVKLAEQSLKKSLEKASLKPTDIDYIITVSCTGIMIPSMDAYLINSLQMKQDIVRLPVTEMGCAAGVSGIIYAKNFLKANPNKRAAVIAVEAPTATFQLEDYSMTNIVSAAIFGDGASAVILSSYEDDKGPAIIDEAMYHFYDATSMMGFKLVNTGLQMILDKEVPQKISDHFPAIVHPFLERNNLTIDDVDHLIFHPGGKKIVQTVEDLFGVLGKNIDDTKEVLRLYGNMSSATVLYVLERFMDRNPPKGERGLMLSFGPGFSAQRILLEW
- a CDS encoding NAD(P)/FAD-dependent oxidoreductase, which encodes MKKPINTDNYNNSNLVADVIIIGGGLAGLCNAIHLSKFNKKVLLIEKNEYPKHKVCGEYISNEVLPYLDFLEINPFDFGAVKIKNFQLSTTKNNLISVKLPLGGFGISRYQLDLILSEKAIKNGVTILKDSVINVAFKNDVFLVETKENNTFTSKITIGAFGKRSLLDVKMEREFIQKKSPYLGVKIHVKGNFREDLVALHNFKGGYCGVSKVENNAINLCYITNYTSFKKYKNIDDFQEQVVFKNQFLKEIFNNSQAIFEKPLTISQISFETKKPVEKHILMCGDSAGMIHPLCGNGMSMAIQSAQIASKLILNYLNSEKVSRNELEKQYIRQWNKKFSLRLKAGHFIAMLFRKDKIAAVLLQILKKLPFLLPIIIKQTHGKPMKI
- a CDS encoding GNAT family N-acetyltransferase, whose translation is MRIETIRTNSENPDFISLVKQLDAYLKIMDGAEHDFYNQFNNIDVLKNVVVVSVDKKAVGCGAIKKFDATSVEVKRMFVSLDDRGKGVAKKVLQELETWAKELGYKKCILETRKRQVEAAKFYTKCNYKKIPNYGQYKGVENSICFEKAL
- the dinB gene encoding DNA polymerase IV — encoded protein: MELQPPFRKIIHVDMDAFYASVAELDNPELRGKAIAVGGEGRRGVISAASYEARKFGVKSAMSGALARQKCPHLIFVNSNFARYKEISAQVREVFYEYTDLVEPLSLDEAYLDVTENKKGNPSANTIAREIRERIFEVTGLRASAGISINKFIAKVASDINKPNGQKTVHPDEVIQFLEELPVNKFYGVGKVTAAKMYNLGIFVGNDLKKKSLEELVKSFGKSGAHYYNIVRGIHNSAVKPNRIRKSVAAERTFSENISSEIFMIEKLEKIADELERRMTKTDTKGKTITLKIKYSDFTQHTRSKTKEYFMQTKNEFFPVVKELLFQDEITNSVRLLGLSFGNLNTENKEPVWVQLKFEF